A stretch of DNA from Streptomyces xanthii:
AGGAGAGGGGCGGGCACGCCCGTCTCCATCCCGCGGGTTCGAATCCCGTCGGCGTCCCGACCGCCCCGGCGGCTCCCTGTGTGAGCCGACGCGGCGGCGGGTAGGCGCGGGCACGTCAAGTGTCCCTCCGGCCCCAGGAGTTCCCGTGCCGCTGCCCGCGCTCAACCGCACCACGACCACCGTCGGCGTCGCCGCCCTCGCCCTCCTCGGCGGGATCGTCATCGGCGGCACCGGCGCGGTGAGCGCGAGCCCCCCGGCCGAGCCGAAGGTGCAGAACACGTTCGACTCCCTCGGCGCCGACGTGCGCGCCGCGAAGCTCCCCTCGGGCCGCACCGCCCACTACACCGACTCGGGCCCGGCCGACGGCACTCCGGTGCTCTACATCGGCGGCACCGGGACCAGCGCCCGGGCCGTCCACATGACCGACTTCCTGCGCACGACCCGGCAGAACCTGGGCCTGCGCATGATCACGGTCGAACGGAACGGCTTCGGCGACACCGCCTACGATCCGGAACTGGGCCGCGCCGACTACGCCGAGGACGTGCTCCAGGTCCTCGACCGGCTCGGCGTAAGGGAGTTCAAGGTGATCGCGATATCCGGCGGCGGCCCGTACGCCGCCGAGATCGCCTCCCGCGCCCCCGAGCGGATCAGCGCCCTGCACCTGGCGGCCGCGCTCCCGCCCTTCGGCGCGAAGCCGGCGTACTGCGCCCTGTCCGACGAGCAGCTCTCCGCCGCCGTGAAGGACCAGATCAGGGACCCGCGGGTGTGGTGGGCCTTCCCCGCCGACAGCCCGGTCCGGTCGATCCCCGGCTTCGCCGACACGGCGTACGAGGAGGGGGCGCGGACCTACAACCAGCGCGGCCAGCAGGCGGATCCGGCGCCGCAGGTGCACGAGCAGCGGCTGTACTGCGAGCGCCCCGGCCCGGACGCGTCGAAGCTGACGGCGCCCGTGTTCCTGTACCACGGCGACAAGGACACCACCGTGCCCGCGAGCACCCTGGCCACGTGGCGCGAGCAGTTCGCCCCCGGCCAGGTGCGGACCCGCACGTACGCGGACTCCGGGCACGACGTCCAGTACCGCCACTGGGACCAGATCCTCGTCGACCTGGCGGGCCGGGCGGACCGGACGGTGGTCTGCCGGGACGAGCACACGCGGGCGCTGCCGGCCCGGGAGGCGGACGCGCTGGTCGGCAAGGGGAAGGCGACGCTGGGCAGTTGCGCCTGGAACGGCTGAGCCGACCGCCCGCGGCCGGCTCGGGTTCCGGCCGCGGGCGGTGGCGGTTCACGGGGGTCAGTGCCCGAGCGCGTCGGCTCCCGCCTTGGCGAACTTCTCGTCGAGGTCGCCCGAGGGCGCGCCCGCGACACCGATACCGGCGATCGGGGCGCCCTTGGCGGTGACCGGGTAGCCGCCGCCGAGGAAGAGCGTGCCGGGGATGTCCTTGAGCGTCGGGGCGTTCGCGAGGCGCTTGACCAGCTCGGAGGTCGGGGCGTTGAAGGAGACCGCGGTGAACGCCTTCTTCTCGGCGGACTCGTACGACTGCGGGCCGGCGCCGTCGCCTCTCAGGGTGACGACCGTGTTGCCGTTGCGGTCGACGACCGCGACGGACACGCGCTGGTTCTCCTTCTCGGCGGCGTCGAGCGCGGCCTGCGCCGCTCTGGTGGCGGCGTCGAT
This window harbors:
- a CDS encoding GlcG/HbpS family heme-binding protein, encoding MKSHAMSSRRARLMAGAALTAVALGGLGVYSANASSPAAPATTTVRTDASNKNLIQTTHLSIDAATRAAQAALDAAEKENQRVSVAVVDRNGNTVVTLRGDGAGPQSYESAEKKAFTAVSFNAPTSELVKRLANAPTLKDIPGTLFLGGGYPVTAKGAPIAGIGVAGAPSGDLDEKFAKAGADALGH
- a CDS encoding alpha/beta fold hydrolase; the encoded protein is MPLPALNRTTTTVGVAALALLGGIVIGGTGAVSASPPAEPKVQNTFDSLGADVRAAKLPSGRTAHYTDSGPADGTPVLYIGGTGTSARAVHMTDFLRTTRQNLGLRMITVERNGFGDTAYDPELGRADYAEDVLQVLDRLGVREFKVIAISGGGPYAAEIASRAPERISALHLAAALPPFGAKPAYCALSDEQLSAAVKDQIRDPRVWWAFPADSPVRSIPGFADTAYEEGARTYNQRGQQADPAPQVHEQRLYCERPGPDASKLTAPVFLYHGDKDTTVPASTLATWREQFAPGQVRTRTYADSGHDVQYRHWDQILVDLAGRADRTVVCRDEHTRALPAREADALVGKGKATLGSCAWNG